A genomic window from Ruminiclostridium cellulolyticum H10 includes:
- the infC gene encoding translation initiation factor IF-3 codes for MEVFFIRKNQVPINEEIRDPEVRLIDADGAMLGVMSSKEAQKMAITKNLDLVKIVPNGAPPVCKIMDYGKYLFEQAKKEKEAKKNQKVVSIKEVRLSAKIEEHDFDVKVKNAYKFLKDGDKVKVSIRFRGREMKYTSDGKEVLEKFANAVSEVGVAERQPKLEGRSMMIILSPNKK; via the coding sequence ATGGAGGTGTTTTTTATTAGGAAAAACCAAGTACCAATTAATGAAGAAATAAGGGATCCAGAGGTCCGTCTAATTGATGCGGATGGTGCCATGTTAGGAGTTATGTCATCAAAGGAAGCACAAAAGATGGCTATAACAAAAAATCTTGATCTTGTAAAGATTGTGCCAAATGGTGCACCACCAGTATGTAAAATTATGGATTACGGCAAATACTTATTTGAACAGGCTAAAAAAGAAAAGGAAGCGAAGAAAAATCAGAAAGTTGTTTCAATCAAAGAAGTAAGGTTGTCTGCCAAGATTGAAGAACATGATTTTGATGTCAAGGTTAAAAATGCCTATAAGTTTCTAAAAGATGGGGATAAAGTCAAGGTCAGTATAAGATTCCGAGGCAGGGAAATGAAATATACATCGGATGGAAAAGAAGTACTCGAAAAATTTGCCAATGCGGTTAGCGAAGTTGGAGTCGCAGAAAGACAACCTAAGCTTGAAGGAAGAAGTATGATGATCATATTGAGTCCGAATAAAAAATAA
- a CDS encoding acyltransferase family protein, with protein sequence MISIYVILAVILLFGAKVRIRGWDDGFLSLSNTKIIQGFCAVLIIIHHISQIITDSQALSPFADYGVLFVGIFFFCSGYGLIKSYKTKYSYLKGFVGRRLPSVLVPFYVTTLIYMAVFLALNPKPSLLQVFLNLTGIQLINPQAWFIVTMVIFYLAFYFIFNYLKNEKIAFVSMAIFIIFYTILSLILRHGPWWLQGEWWYNTCFLFYVGMIIARIEKGLIVKVKKYYVLLLPSVIAALIVMFKVSVYTLDKFSYYAQTAIASGYPESLICFSTQLPAVILFVSSIFILSMKITFSNMILRFLSKISLELYLIHYLFLLLYKSEIINISNNLLYVTMVVISSVAAAFLLHIINRTLIGLITPKGKLPGKTAKGGEISGKDTFN encoded by the coding sequence ATGATAAGTATTTATGTAATACTTGCAGTGATTCTCCTTTTCGGAGCAAAAGTCCGTATAAGGGGATGGGACGACGGTTTTTTATCCCTCAGTAATACCAAGATAATTCAAGGATTCTGTGCGGTTCTGATAATTATTCATCACATTTCTCAAATCATAACTGATTCTCAAGCTTTGTCTCCCTTTGCCGATTATGGAGTTTTATTCGTAGGTATATTCTTTTTCTGTTCAGGTTATGGGTTAATAAAAAGCTATAAGACAAAATATAGTTATTTAAAAGGCTTTGTGGGTAGAAGGCTTCCGTCTGTCCTAGTTCCGTTTTATGTTACAACGCTAATATACATGGCAGTATTTTTAGCACTAAATCCTAAACCCTCCCTATTGCAAGTATTTTTAAACCTTACAGGGATACAGCTAATTAACCCTCAAGCGTGGTTCATAGTGACAATGGTAATTTTTTATTTAGCATTTTATTTTATATTCAATTATTTAAAGAATGAAAAAATAGCTTTTGTATCCATGGCAATATTTATAATCTTTTACACTATACTCAGCCTTATCCTTAGACATGGACCTTGGTGGCTGCAGGGTGAATGGTGGTACAATACCTGTTTTCTTTTTTATGTGGGAATGATAATTGCAAGGATTGAAAAAGGTCTAATAGTAAAGGTCAAAAAATATTATGTTTTGTTATTACCTTCAGTCATTGCAGCATTGATTGTAATGTTTAAAGTTTCAGTTTATACACTTGACAAATTCTCCTATTACGCACAAACTGCAATTGCTTCCGGGTATCCAGAAAGCTTGATATGCTTTTCCACTCAGCTTCCGGCGGTGATTCTCTTTGTATCGTCTATTTTCATACTTTCTATGAAGATTACATTTAGTAATATGATACTCAGGTTCCTTTCAAAGATTTCTTTGGAACTGTACCTGATACACTATCTTTTTCTGTTGTTGTATAAATCTGAAATAATAAATATCTCCAATAACCTTTTATATGTAACAATGGTAGTTATATCATCTGTTGCAGCGGCATTCCTTCTTCATATAATCAACAGGACTTTAATAGGCTTAATAACCCCTAAGGGCAAACTACCTGGTAAGACAGCTAAAGGAGGAGAGATTAGTGGAAAAGATACATTCAATTGA
- a CDS encoding phosphatidylserine decarboxylase, which produces MIQIYNRKTKQYDIEQVAGGRLLNTLYTTGRGRLGLKLLVKRKIYSSLTGFFCDSKISRKTIKGFAEKFSIDTNECESKVEEFKSFNEFFARKLKPSARVFDTSEEKLLSPGDGRLQAWENIDTEKLLQIKGMTYSLSELLQDEKLAREYSGGTYLILRLCPVDYHRFHFFDSGKCMETRKIKGEYYSVNPVALSKIPELFCRNKREYSIFKTDNFGDVLFIEVGATSVGSIIQTYIPGERISKGAEKGFFKFGGSTILLIFKKNMVKIDDDIIMQTKEGFETKVLAGEAIGNCIDKRTK; this is translated from the coding sequence ATGATTCAAATTTATAATAGAAAAACAAAACAATATGATATCGAGCAGGTAGCAGGGGGCCGGCTTCTTAATACCCTGTATACCACCGGGAGGGGAAGACTTGGGCTGAAACTGCTGGTAAAGCGTAAGATATATTCTTCCTTAACAGGATTTTTTTGCGACAGTAAAATAAGCCGGAAAACTATAAAAGGTTTTGCAGAAAAATTTTCAATAGATACTAATGAATGTGAAAGCAAGGTAGAGGAGTTTAAAAGTTTTAATGAGTTTTTTGCGAGAAAATTAAAACCGTCTGCAAGAGTATTTGATACTTCTGAAGAAAAGCTTCTGTCGCCCGGGGATGGAAGGCTTCAGGCTTGGGAAAATATAGATACGGAAAAACTCCTCCAGATAAAAGGAATGACCTACAGCTTAAGCGAACTCCTTCAAGACGAAAAACTGGCTCGGGAATACAGTGGAGGAACTTACCTTATACTTAGGCTTTGTCCTGTAGACTATCATAGGTTCCATTTTTTTGACAGCGGTAAATGTATGGAAACCCGCAAAATTAAGGGTGAGTACTATTCTGTAAATCCTGTTGCACTAAGTAAAATACCTGAACTTTTTTGCAGGAACAAAAGGGAATACAGTATATTTAAAACTGACAATTTTGGTGATGTTCTATTTATAGAGGTGGGAGCAACCTCGGTAGGCTCAATAATTCAGACTTATATTCCCGGAGAACGAATTTCAAAAGGTGCAGAAAAAGGATTTTTTAAATTCGGGGGTTCAACCATTCTACTAATTTTTAAAAAGAATATGGTAAAAATAGATGATGATATAATAATGCAGACCAAAGAGGGTTTTGAAACTAAAGTACTAGCCGGGGAGGCAATTGGTAATTGTATTGATAAAAGAACAAAGTAG
- a CDS encoding SDR family oxidoreductase, with protein MAGLFDLTGKIAVVTGASSGLGVQFAMALAKQGADIAIVARRVEKLEAVKKNIEELGVRCLSVRCDVSDSADITNAVKEIKEHFGTIDILVNNAGIGLTGPAEEQSDELWQTMMSVNINGVYYFAREVGKIMLEKKYGRIINIGSIHSTVAMPGLPITAYCTTKGAVEMLTKSLANEWAKHGITVNAIGPAYFPSEMTDDILANEDFHNLIKASCPMGRAGRDGELDGAIVYFASDASSYTTGQLLTVDGGWTTI; from the coding sequence ATGGCAGGATTATTCGATTTAACAGGGAAAATAGCAGTTGTTACCGGAGCATCTTCAGGTTTAGGAGTTCAGTTTGCAATGGCTCTTGCGAAGCAAGGCGCAGACATTGCTATTGTTGCAAGAAGAGTTGAAAAATTGGAAGCAGTAAAGAAAAATATCGAGGAACTAGGCGTACGTTGTTTGTCAGTAAGATGTGACGTATCGGACAGTGCTGATATTACAAATGCAGTTAAAGAGATTAAAGAACATTTCGGGACTATTGATATATTAGTAAACAATGCAGGTATTGGATTAACAGGGCCAGCAGAAGAACAGTCTGATGAATTATGGCAGACTATGATGAGTGTCAATATAAATGGAGTTTACTATTTTGCCCGTGAAGTTGGAAAGATTATGCTTGAAAAGAAATATGGAAGAATTATAAACATTGGTTCCATCCACAGTACTGTTGCAATGCCGGGACTGCCTATTACTGCATACTGTACTACAAAAGGTGCAGTAGAGATGTTAACAAAGTCGTTGGCTAATGAGTGGGCAAAACACGGTATTACAGTTAATGCAATCGGCCCCGCATATTTCCCAAGCGAGATGACAGATGACATTCTTGCAAATGAAGATTTTCATAATCTTATCAAAGCAAGCTGTCCGATGGGCAGAGCAGGAAGAGATGGTGAATTAGACGGAGCTATTGTGTATTTTGCTTCGGATGCATCCAGTTACACAACCGGACAGTTGCTGACTGTTGACGGTGGTTGGACAACTATCTAA
- a CDS encoding acyltransferase family protein gives MEKIHSIDYMRAVAAFLVVCIHIPFYGEIGSIVIAYGKIAVPFFLVVCGYFCYRTDREEFSKRLKKQIRKIALLTVLANILYLLVDIVLQLIFSSNPIYDIKQLFTSEKWLDFAIYNQSPFADHLWYLGSLLYALIIILLLCRLKLVNYIMFAAPLLLLCYILPLRAGGDMIVWRNCIMVSVPYFMFGCIIRRYQAVFLTRLNKLLIPIIITVLIITNYIEFTIYNSVAPPFISAELLVIAIVLFLLQHPYIGKNTIIEKIGREYSLFIYIFHMSIVALIFRWYASGKICLSFSYIVLLSWYF, from the coding sequence GTGGAAAAGATACATTCAATTGATTACATGAGAGCAGTAGCAGCATTTCTGGTTGTTTGTATACATATACCATTTTATGGAGAAATAGGAAGTATTGTCATAGCTTATGGTAAAATTGCTGTTCCTTTTTTCTTAGTAGTTTGCGGATACTTTTGCTATAGAACAGACAGAGAAGAATTTTCAAAGCGGTTAAAAAAACAAATCAGAAAAATAGCTCTACTGACGGTTTTGGCTAATATCCTGTATTTACTGGTTGATATTGTATTGCAGCTTATTTTCAGTAGTAATCCTATATATGATATAAAACAACTTTTTACTTCTGAAAAATGGTTAGACTTTGCAATTTATAATCAATCTCCTTTTGCGGACCATCTGTGGTATTTGGGGTCACTCCTTTATGCGCTTATTATTATACTGTTACTGTGCAGACTGAAATTAGTAAATTATATTATGTTCGCAGCACCCTTGCTATTACTATGCTATATCTTGCCTCTACGGGCAGGAGGCGATATGATTGTCTGGCGTAATTGCATTATGGTATCGGTACCTTATTTTATGTTCGGATGTATAATAAGAAGATACCAAGCTGTGTTTCTTACACGGCTCAATAAGCTGCTTATTCCAATTATAATAACTGTATTGATAATTACTAATTATATTGAATTTACTATATATAATTCTGTGGCACCTCCATTTATAAGTGCGGAACTGCTAGTAATAGCAATAGTACTATTCTTACTCCAACACCCATATATCGGTAAAAACACAATTATTGAAAAAATAGGACGGGAGTATTCGCTTTTTATCTATATTTTCCATATGTCGATTGTGGCTCTGATTTTCCGATGGTATGCATCTGGAAAAATATGCCTGAGTTTCTCTTATATTGTGCTCCTGTCATGGTATTTTTGA
- a CDS encoding glycoside hydrolase family 43 protein: MEKIVKQKEPLVTHIYTADPSAHVFDAKIYVYPSHDLDEDIESNDNGDQYMMEDYHVLSMDDLNSPCVDNGEALHMKDIPWVSKQMWAPDAAYKNNTYYLYFPARDKDDIFRIGVATSSSPTGPFTAQKEPIPGSFSIDPAVLVDDDNRAYIYFGGLWGGQLEKWQTGSFNPDGEGPAATEPAIGPRVAELSDDMLTFKEAPTEISIVDEEGNPILAGDEDRRYFEGPWMHKYNGNYYLSYSTGTTHSIVYAVGKDPKGPFVFKGKILTPVVGWTTHHSIVQFKGKWYLFYHDSSLSGGRDNKRCVKFTELKYNEDGTIQTIDPYK; encoded by the coding sequence ATGGAGAAAATTGTAAAACAAAAAGAGCCTTTAGTAACTCACATTTATACAGCAGACCCGTCTGCTCACGTATTTGACGCAAAAATATATGTATATCCATCACATGATCTTGACGAGGATATAGAATCAAACGATAACGGAGACCAGTACATGATGGAGGACTACCACGTATTGTCCATGGATGATTTAAATTCGCCCTGCGTTGACAATGGTGAGGCCCTTCATATGAAAGACATTCCATGGGTATCTAAACAAATGTGGGCACCGGATGCTGCTTACAAAAATAATACCTACTATTTGTACTTTCCCGCAAGAGACAAAGATGATATATTCAGAATCGGGGTAGCTACAAGTTCATCCCCGACAGGTCCTTTTACAGCTCAAAAAGAGCCAATTCCCGGCAGTTTCAGCATAGACCCTGCTGTTTTGGTGGATGATGATAATAGAGCATACATCTATTTCGGCGGTTTATGGGGAGGCCAGCTTGAGAAATGGCAGACAGGAAGCTTTAATCCTGACGGAGAAGGTCCCGCTGCAACAGAACCTGCCATAGGTCCAAGAGTAGCTGAATTGAGTGATGATATGCTTACATTCAAAGAGGCACCAACAGAGATTTCCATTGTTGATGAAGAGGGGAATCCAATCCTAGCCGGCGATGAAGACAGAAGATACTTTGAAGGCCCATGGATGCACAAGTATAATGGGAATTACTACCTTTCCTACTCGACAGGTACAACTCACAGCATTGTATACGCAGTTGGTAAAGATCCGAAAGGACCTTTTGTATTCAAAGGTAAGATACTTACCCCGGTAGTAGGCTGGACTACCCACCATTCAATTGTTCAATTCAAGGGTAAGTGGTACCTGTTTTACCATGACAGCTCATTATCAGGCGGTCGTGATAATAAGAGATGTGTAAAATTTACCGAACTGAAATATAACGAGGATGGGACTATTCAAACAATAGATCCATACAAGTAA
- a CDS encoding putative RNA methyltransferase translates to MISKTLFQCPNCSKQLKQGQKQYFCPNGHCFDIAKQGYVNLLLSSHIGTGKPGDSKEMIKSRREFLDKGYYQEFSDALNNMVIETLTAEQSDNFSIFDAGCGEGYYVSRLKKQISKLVNKKYLDIYGIDVSKSAIQYAAGRDKDIRFAVASSYHVPLLTSSVDCILCIFAPRDEQEFKRILKPSGKLIVAAPGANHLYSLKEFLYDSPDIIGQKGTVGEGFTLAEHKNVSYSISVENTEDMYNLFKMTPYSRHADAKAENKLKSSGFFKTEVDINIRMYQKI, encoded by the coding sequence TTGATAAGTAAAACATTATTTCAGTGTCCAAACTGTTCAAAACAATTAAAACAAGGGCAAAAACAGTACTTTTGTCCAAACGGACACTGTTTTGATATCGCAAAACAAGGTTATGTGAATCTTTTGCTTTCCAGCCATATCGGAACCGGCAAACCCGGGGACAGTAAGGAAATGATTAAAAGCCGCAGAGAATTTCTTGATAAGGGTTATTACCAAGAGTTTTCAGACGCCCTTAATAATATGGTTATTGAAACGCTAACCGCTGAACAGTCTGATAATTTCAGTATATTCGACGCCGGGTGCGGTGAAGGCTACTATGTCAGCAGATTAAAGAAACAAATTTCGAAATTAGTCAACAAGAAGTATTTGGATATTTATGGAATAGATGTGTCAAAATCTGCAATACAATATGCTGCGGGGCGTGATAAAGATATCCGGTTTGCTGTTGCCAGCAGTTACCACGTACCCCTTTTAACAAGCTCCGTTGATTGTATTTTATGCATTTTTGCACCTAGAGATGAACAGGAATTTAAACGCATCTTGAAACCATCCGGGAAGCTTATCGTTGCAGCACCGGGCGCCAATCACCTTTACAGCCTAAAAGAGTTTTTATATGACAGCCCGGATATTATAGGCCAAAAGGGAACGGTGGGAGAAGGATTCACTCTAGCAGAACATAAAAACGTGTCCTACTCTATTTCTGTTGAAAATACAGAGGATATGTATAATTTGTTTAAAATGACTCCGTACAGTCGCCATGCTGATGCTAAAGCAGAAAATAAGCTTAAATCATCTGGATTTTTCAAAACAGAAGTTGACATTAACATACGGATGTACCAAAAAATTTAA
- a CDS encoding glycerate kinase, whose amino-acid sequence MKKFIISPDSFKGSMSSIEICGIIKTKIKEFYPHSEVVEIPIADGGEGTSDCFIQLLGAEKVCIEATGPYNEKLIGYYARTGDTAVLETAMFAGLTLAEGRLNPASTTTFGVGTMIRHAVENGCREIIIGLGGSCTNDAGTGMASALGVRFKNKEGEEFIPTGATLGEIAHIDTILADRFLKDCKITAMCDIDNPMYGKTGAAYVYAPQKGADGEMVLLLDKNLMELADTIKSQLGVDVSEIPGSGAAGAMGAGIVAFLNGSLKPGIETILDLIGFDDKVKDADIIFTGEGKIDGQSLRGKVVIGVAARAAKKDVPVVAIVGDVGDGAEAVYDMGVTAIVSINRVALPFEKAKARSKKDLADTMDMILRLMKNRVI is encoded by the coding sequence ATGAAAAAGTTTATAATTTCTCCTGACTCATTTAAAGGGAGTATGAGTTCTATTGAAATTTGCGGCATAATAAAAACAAAGATTAAAGAATTCTATCCGCACAGTGAAGTCGTTGAAATACCTATAGCTGACGGAGGAGAAGGTACCTCTGATTGTTTCATACAGTTGCTTGGAGCAGAAAAAGTTTGTATTGAAGCAACAGGGCCGTATAATGAGAAGCTGATAGGTTACTATGCGAGAACAGGAGATACAGCTGTTTTGGAAACGGCTATGTTTGCAGGCCTTACGCTAGCAGAAGGCAGACTAAATCCTGCGAGTACAACTACCTTCGGAGTCGGTACTATGATACGCCATGCTGTAGAAAATGGCTGTCGTGAAATAATCATAGGTCTCGGGGGAAGTTGTACAAACGATGCAGGTACAGGAATGGCAAGTGCCTTAGGCGTGAGGTTTAAGAACAAGGAGGGGGAAGAGTTTATTCCGACAGGTGCTACACTTGGAGAAATAGCTCATATTGACACTATTTTAGCAGACCGGTTCCTCAAGGATTGTAAAATAACGGCTATGTGCGATATTGACAATCCCATGTACGGTAAAACAGGGGCAGCATATGTGTATGCACCCCAAAAAGGGGCCGACGGGGAAATGGTTTTACTACTTGACAAAAATCTTATGGAACTAGCCGATACAATAAAAAGTCAACTGGGGGTTGATGTTTCGGAAATTCCGGGAAGTGGTGCAGCAGGTGCAATGGGAGCCGGAATAGTGGCTTTTCTTAATGGAAGTCTCAAACCCGGAATTGAAACTATTCTTGATCTTATAGGCTTTGATGACAAAGTAAAAGATGCGGATATAATTTTCACCGGAGAAGGAAAAATTGACGGACAAAGCTTGAGAGGAAAGGTTGTAATAGGTGTTGCTGCCAGAGCCGCTAAAAAGGATGTTCCTGTTGTTGCAATAGTCGGCGATGTGGGCGACGGAGCAGAAGCAGTTTATGATATGGGAGTGACGGCTATTGTTAGTATTAATAGGGTTGCTTTACCCTTTGAAAAGGCAAAAGCAAGAAGCAAAAAGGACCTTGCCGATACCATGGACATGATTTTGAGGCTGATGAAAAACCGTGTTATTTAA
- the pfkA gene encoding 6-phosphofructokinase, which translates to MSDIKTIGVLTSGGDAPGMNAAIRAVVRTGIYYGLKMLGIRKGYNGLVTGDIFDMSARDVSDIIHRGGTILQTARCKAFTTDEGMQKAMSISKAFGIDAIVTIGGDGSYRGARDFSKFGMKVMGLPGTIDNDIASSEYTIGYDTAMNTVQDALDKIRDTAYSHERCSVLEVMGRRAGHIALNVGIAGGAEVILLPEREFDFDKDIIRKIIQGRNNGKKNYIIILAEGVAEKIGGALELSKKIEDLTGIETRGTVLGYIQRGGSPTIQDRVMASVMGAKAVKLLKDGVYNRIISVKDSKVIDLDIDEALAMKKDIDNDLLELSNVLSI; encoded by the coding sequence ATGAGCGACATCAAAACAATAGGAGTACTTACCAGCGGAGGAGACGCACCGGGAATGAATGCTGCAATACGTGCCGTTGTGAGAACAGGCATATATTATGGTTTAAAAATGCTGGGCATAAGAAAGGGTTATAACGGTTTAGTTACCGGAGATATATTTGATATGAGTGCCAGAGATGTATCAGATATAATTCATCGTGGAGGAACGATACTTCAGACTGCCAGATGTAAGGCATTTACAACTGATGAAGGCATGCAGAAAGCAATGTCTATTTCAAAAGCCTTTGGTATAGATGCAATTGTTACAATCGGAGGAGACGGTTCATATAGAGGAGCCAGGGATTTCAGCAAATTTGGTATGAAGGTTATGGGCCTGCCGGGAACAATTGATAATGACATAGCAAGTTCAGAATATACAATAGGTTATGATACAGCAATGAATACCGTTCAGGATGCACTTGATAAAATCAGAGATACAGCATACTCACATGAACGATGCAGTGTGCTGGAAGTTATGGGACGCCGTGCAGGACACATTGCCCTGAATGTAGGTATTGCAGGAGGTGCGGAAGTAATTCTGCTTCCAGAAAGAGAGTTTGATTTTGATAAGGATATTATCAGGAAAATAATACAGGGGAGAAATAACGGAAAGAAAAACTATATAATCATACTGGCCGAAGGCGTCGCTGAGAAAATAGGAGGGGCATTGGAGCTTTCCAAGAAGATAGAGGACCTTACGGGTATAGAAACAAGGGGAACCGTTTTGGGATATATTCAAAGAGGAGGAAGCCCGACTATTCAGGACAGAGTTATGGCCAGTGTTATGGGGGCAAAGGCTGTAAAATTGCTAAAAGACGGTGTTTATAACAGAATCATATCCGTCAAGGATTCAAAAGTTATTGATTTAGATATAGATGAAGCTTTAGCAATGAAGAAAGATATTGACAATGATCTTCTTGAACTAAGCAACGTACTTTCAATATAA